A genomic stretch from Mycobacterium cookii includes:
- a CDS encoding NAD-dependent epimerase/dehydratase family protein codes for MKVLITGGTGFVGAWTAKAAQDGGHHVRFLVRSPDRLHTSAGQIGVDVSDHVVGDIADPDSTATALRGCDAVIHCAAMVSTDPARSEEMLRTNLEGARNVLGGAVAAKVDPIIHVSSFSALFRPGLPMLHANLPVVGGSDGYGKSKAVVEAYARGLQDAGAPVNITYPGMVLGPPAGDQFGEAAEGVQAALTMRGVPGRSAAWTVVDVRDLAALHVALLQPGEGPRRYMAGGQRIAVDRLASLLGAAAHRKLLVYPVPDAGLRALGRVFDVIGDHLPFETPINSAAMQYYTQMPPADDTPAERDLGITQRDAAQTLADTVDGLQRVGRI; via the coding sequence ATGAAGGTTCTGATCACCGGCGGCACTGGATTCGTCGGTGCCTGGACCGCGAAGGCCGCCCAGGATGGTGGACACCACGTCAGATTTCTCGTGCGAAGCCCCGACCGTCTTCACACCAGCGCTGGGCAAATCGGCGTCGACGTAAGCGATCACGTCGTCGGTGACATCGCCGACCCAGACAGCACTGCCACGGCACTACGCGGCTGTGACGCCGTCATTCACTGCGCAGCAATGGTTTCCACCGACCCCGCCCGCTCCGAGGAAATGCTGCGCACCAACCTCGAAGGCGCCCGCAACGTGCTCGGAGGAGCTGTCGCCGCGAAAGTGGATCCGATCATCCACGTCTCGAGTTTCTCGGCGCTGTTTCGCCCCGGCCTTCCCATGCTGCATGCGAACCTGCCCGTGGTCGGCGGGTCGGACGGCTACGGCAAGTCCAAGGCCGTCGTCGAAGCGTATGCGCGCGGTCTTCAGGACGCCGGCGCGCCGGTGAACATCACTTACCCCGGCATGGTGCTGGGACCGCCTGCGGGCGATCAGTTCGGTGAGGCGGCCGAGGGCGTGCAGGCAGCTCTCACGATGCGCGGGGTACCCGGGCGCAGCGCCGCCTGGACCGTGGTGGACGTCCGCGACCTCGCCGCTTTGCATGTCGCACTGTTGCAGCCGGGCGAGGGACCGCGTCGATACATGGCCGGTGGACAACGCATCGCGGTGGATCGCCTCGCGTCACTGCTCGGTGCCGCCGCTCATCGCAAACTGCTGGTCTACCCGGTCCCCGACGCCGGACTACGTGCCCTGGGGCGCGTTTTCGACGTCATCGGCGATCATCTGCCGTTCGAGACTCCGATCAACTCCGCGGCAATGCAGTACTACACCCAGATGCCGCCCGCAGATGACACCCCCGCCGAACGCGACCTCGGCATCACGCAACGAGACGCGGCGCAGACGCTGGCCGACACCGTCGACGGGTTGCAGCGGGTCGGCCGCATTTAG
- a CDS encoding phosphoglycerate mutase family protein — translation MSTGLMCTASALAWADDGSIVLDLVRHGESTANAAGIIDTVPPGANLDVAGGIQADTVAGLIQGEYGNSIANVVASEEVRAVQTAAPLADLLHISNPVEQLSGLNEIPAGAFEGAQTNSLEGILYLLGPLSWAFGLDLVPDLGDPSVNGVTFDEAFNSAVQTIYSATDVAGAGTPADVAFSSEGAIAVWTLMNVKNPDFSVLLQDLAKTGGLLSNGGQVVVQGDPTDGWTLVSYDGMTVPQDPGLGTELFVDVRNLFEAPQFAGYDIYEALLTGNSATIDSAIQAGAGQIDTAVAQFPVEVFDQIVTALGGTV, via the coding sequence GTGTCGACCGGGTTGATGTGCACGGCATCGGCGCTGGCCTGGGCTGACGACGGATCGATCGTGCTGGATCTGGTTCGGCACGGCGAATCGACAGCCAACGCCGCGGGCATCATCGACACGGTGCCGCCCGGGGCGAATCTTGACGTGGCGGGCGGGATTCAGGCGGATACAGTCGCCGGCTTGATCCAAGGCGAATACGGCAACAGCATCGCCAACGTCGTTGCGTCCGAAGAAGTGCGAGCCGTGCAGACCGCAGCACCGTTGGCCGACTTGCTGCACATCAGCAACCCTGTCGAGCAGTTGTCCGGGCTCAACGAAATTCCCGCCGGGGCGTTCGAGGGCGCGCAGACGAACAGCCTCGAGGGCATCCTCTACCTACTGGGCCCGCTGTCATGGGCGTTCGGCTTGGACCTGGTGCCGGACCTGGGCGACCCCAGCGTCAACGGCGTCACCTTCGACGAGGCGTTCAACAGCGCCGTTCAGACGATCTACAGCGCAACCGACGTCGCCGGCGCCGGTACCCCAGCCGACGTCGCATTCTCCAGCGAGGGCGCGATCGCGGTCTGGACGCTGATGAACGTCAAGAACCCGGATTTCTCGGTCCTGCTGCAAGACCTGGCGAAGACCGGCGGATTGCTCTCCAACGGGGGTCAGGTTGTGGTGCAAGGTGATCCGACGGATGGCTGGACGCTGGTCAGCTACGACGGGATGACCGTGCCACAGGATCCAGGTCTGGGCACCGAGCTGTTCGTCGATGTCCGCAACCTCTTCGAAGCACCCCAATTCGCCGGCTACGACATCTACGAAGCGCTGCTGACCGGCAACTCGGCGACGATCGACAGCGCCATCCAGGCCGGTGCCGGTCAAATCGACACGGCGGTAGCGCAATTCCCCGTCGAGGTGTTCGATCAGATCGTCACCGCACTGGGCGGTACCGTCTGA
- a CDS encoding MBL fold metallo-hydrolase has translation MQFDWESLTDSVYRCRLPFLDVTVGVVQGRTGVLLVDTGTTLTEARAINDDIREITGRDVTHVVLTHKHFDHVLGSGAFADAESYCAPQVMDYLAMATGQLRTDALSHGADPAEIDHAIAALPTPRHAVNDAVVDLGNRQVVVTLLGCGHTDADLIVVVPGERTVVFTGDLIEESGDPAIDADSDVAAWPGTLDRLLAIGGPDAIYVPGHGSVVDAEFVRRQQDWLRRYRPVR, from the coding sequence GTGCAGTTCGACTGGGAGTCGTTGACCGACAGCGTGTATCGTTGTCGGTTGCCGTTTCTCGACGTCACTGTCGGTGTTGTGCAGGGCCGAACCGGGGTGTTGCTCGTCGACACCGGCACCACGCTCACCGAAGCGCGCGCGATCAATGACGACATCCGCGAGATCACCGGACGCGACGTGACGCATGTGGTGCTGACCCACAAGCATTTCGATCATGTGTTGGGCTCGGGCGCATTCGCCGATGCTGAAAGCTACTGTGCGCCACAGGTTATGGATTACCTCGCGATGGCAACCGGTCAACTTCGGACCGATGCGTTGAGTCACGGCGCCGATCCTGCCGAGATCGACCACGCGATCGCGGCGCTGCCGACGCCCCGGCACGCGGTCAACGACGCCGTCGTCGACCTCGGAAACCGTCAGGTGGTCGTCACGCTTCTGGGCTGTGGTCACACCGACGCCGATCTGATCGTCGTGGTGCCTGGCGAGCGGACAGTGGTCTTCACCGGTGATCTGATCGAGGAGTCCGGCGACCCGGCGATCGACGCCGATTCCGACGTGGCGGCGTGGCCGGGCACGCTCGACCGGCTGCTCGCGATCGGCGGACCCGACGCGATCTATGTGCCCGGGCATGGCAGCGTGGTGGACGCCGAATTCGTCCGCCGCCAGCAAGATTGGCTCAGACGGTACCGCCCAGTGCGGTGA
- a CDS encoding SDR family oxidoreductase — translation MGVVDGRVVIVTGAGGGIGRAHALAFAAEGARVVVNDIGVGLDGSPAGGGSAAQSVVDEITSAGGEAIANGSNIADWDQAAGLIQTAVDTFGGLDVLVNNAGIVRDRMMANTSEEEFDAVIAVHLKGHFATMRHAASFWRGLSKEGKTVDARIINTSSGAGLQGSVGQGNYSAAKAGIAAMTLVGAAEMGRYGVTVNAIAPSARTRMTETVFAEMMSTQDDDFDAMAPENIAPLVVWLGSVESRDITGKVFEVEGGKIRIAEGWAHGPQIDKGARWDPAELGPVVADLLAKSRPPVPVYGA, via the coding sequence ATGGGTGTGGTTGACGGCCGGGTTGTCATCGTGACCGGTGCCGGCGGCGGTATCGGGCGGGCGCACGCCCTGGCGTTTGCCGCCGAGGGTGCGCGTGTCGTGGTCAACGACATCGGAGTGGGCCTGGACGGTTCACCGGCCGGCGGCGGTAGCGCAGCGCAGAGCGTGGTCGACGAGATCACCTCTGCCGGAGGCGAAGCCATAGCCAACGGCTCCAACATCGCCGACTGGGACCAAGCCGCCGGTCTCATCCAGACCGCCGTCGACACCTTCGGCGGCCTGGATGTGCTGGTCAACAACGCCGGCATCGTGCGCGACCGGATGATGGCCAACACCAGCGAAGAGGAATTCGACGCCGTCATCGCCGTACACCTCAAAGGGCATTTTGCGACGATGCGGCACGCCGCTTCGTTCTGGCGCGGACTGAGCAAAGAAGGCAAGACTGTTGACGCACGGATCATCAACACGAGTTCCGGTGCGGGTCTGCAGGGCAGCGTCGGGCAGGGCAATTACAGTGCGGCGAAGGCGGGCATCGCGGCGATGACTCTCGTCGGCGCCGCCGAAATGGGCCGGTACGGAGTCACGGTCAACGCGATCGCACCGTCTGCCCGAACCCGGATGACCGAGACGGTGTTCGCCGAGATGATGTCCACGCAGGACGACGATTTCGATGCGATGGCACCGGAAAACATTGCGCCGCTGGTAGTTTGGCTGGGGAGTGTCGAGTCTCGCGACATCACCGGCAAGGTCTTCGAGGTCGAGGGCGGCAAGATCCGGATCGCCGAAGGCTGGGCGCACGGGCCGCAGATCGACAAGGGTGCGCGCTGGGATCCCGCCGAGTTGGGGCCCGTGGTCGCAGACCTGCTGGCCAAGTCACGCCCGCCGGTTCCGGTATACGGAGCCTAG
- a CDS encoding SDR family oxidoreductase, with the protein MTHADEGPGFSFGLTGRVVLVTGGVRGVGAGISSVFAEQGATVVTCARREVDGLPYEFDPCDIRDDDAVKAMIDAIVERHGRLDTVVNNAGGSPFVLTAESSAKFNRKIIELNLLGALSVSQHANEKMQSQPNGGSIVNICSLSGRRPSPGTGAYGAAKAGLESLTQTLAVEWGPKVRVNACVVGMVETEQSELFYGDADSIAAISKNVPLGRLAVPADVGWAAAFLASDAASYISGASLEVHGGGEPPHYLATTNAGAIK; encoded by the coding sequence GTGACCCATGCCGACGAAGGCCCCGGATTCAGCTTCGGGCTCACCGGCCGGGTCGTGCTCGTGACCGGCGGCGTTCGAGGGGTCGGCGCCGGCATCAGCTCCGTCTTCGCCGAGCAGGGTGCCACCGTGGTCACCTGTGCCAGGCGCGAGGTCGACGGCCTGCCCTACGAATTCGACCCCTGCGACATCCGCGACGACGACGCGGTCAAGGCGATGATCGACGCGATCGTCGAACGGCACGGCCGCCTCGACACGGTCGTCAACAATGCCGGCGGATCGCCCTTCGTCCTGACCGCTGAGTCCAGCGCGAAATTCAATCGCAAAATTATCGAACTCAATCTGCTTGGCGCGCTGTCGGTTTCCCAGCACGCCAACGAGAAGATGCAGAGCCAGCCGAACGGCGGATCGATTGTCAATATCTGCAGTCTCAGCGGGCGGAGGCCGTCTCCGGGCACCGGCGCGTACGGGGCGGCCAAGGCCGGCCTGGAAAGTTTGACGCAGACCTTGGCCGTGGAGTGGGGTCCGAAGGTGCGGGTGAACGCCTGCGTGGTCGGCATGGTGGAGACCGAACAGTCTGAGCTGTTCTACGGCGACGCCGACTCGATCGCCGCGATTTCCAAGAACGTGCCGCTCGGGCGGCTGGCCGTTCCCGCCGACGTCGGTTGGGCCGCAGCGTTTCTGGCCTCCGATGCGGCGTCGTATATCAGTGGCGCCTCGTTGGAGGTGCACGGTGGCGGTGAACCGCCGCACTATCTGGCGACCACCAACGCCGGCGCGATCAAGTAG
- the echA20 gene encoding (7aS)-7a-methyl-1,5-dioxo-2,3,5,6,7,7a-hexahydro-1H-indene-carboxyl-CoA hydrolase, with protein sequence MTISSRAVEPGIVAVTVDYPPVNAIPSQGWFELAEVLTAVGNDQSTHAVILRAEGRGFNAGVDIKEMQRTEGFTALIDANRGCFAAFRAVYECAVPVIAAVNGFCVGGGIGLVGNADVIVASDDATFGLPEVERGALGAATHLSRLVPQHMMRRLFFTAATVDAATLHHFGSVHEVVPRDELDEAALRVARDIAAKDTRVIRAAKEALNLIDVQRVNSSYRMEQGFTFELNLAGVSDEHRDAFAGTSKGKQSS encoded by the coding sequence ATGACAATCTCGTCGCGCGCCGTCGAACCGGGGATCGTCGCGGTCACCGTCGACTATCCCCCCGTCAACGCCATCCCATCGCAGGGCTGGTTCGAACTCGCCGAGGTGCTGACCGCCGTCGGCAACGACCAGAGCACCCATGCGGTGATCCTGCGGGCCGAGGGCCGCGGCTTCAACGCCGGGGTCGACATCAAAGAGATGCAGCGCACCGAAGGCTTCACCGCGCTGATCGACGCCAACCGCGGCTGCTTCGCCGCGTTCCGCGCCGTCTACGAATGCGCGGTGCCGGTGATCGCCGCCGTCAACGGATTCTGCGTCGGCGGTGGCATCGGCCTGGTGGGCAACGCCGACGTGATCGTGGCCTCCGACGATGCGACCTTCGGCCTGCCCGAGGTCGAGCGCGGAGCACTGGGCGCGGCCACCCACCTGTCCCGGCTCGTGCCGCAGCACATGATGCGGCGACTGTTCTTCACCGCGGCCACCGTCGACGCCGCCACCCTGCACCACTTCGGATCGGTGCACGAGGTGGTGCCGCGCGACGAACTCGACGAGGCCGCGCTGCGGGTGGCCCGCGACATCGCCGCGAAGGACACCCGGGTCATCCGCGCGGCCAAGGAGGCGCTGAACTTGATCGACGTCCAGCGGGTCAACTCCAGTTACCGCATGGAGCAAGGGTTTACCTTCGAGCTCAACCTTGCCGGGGTATCCGACGAGCACCGCGACGCGTTCGCCGGCACGTCAAAGGGCAAGCAGTCTTCATGA
- the ipdA gene encoding cholesterol ring-cleaving hydrolase subunit IpdA — translation MSDKRTTLDDAVAQLRSGMTIGIGGWGSRRKPMAFVRAMLRSDVSDLTVVTYGGPDLGLLCSAGKVKRVYYGFVSLDSPPFYDPWFAKARSAGAIEAREMDEGMLRCGLQAAAQRLPFLPIRAGLGSSVLDFWDGELQTVTSPYPAPGGGHETLIAMPALHLDAAFVHLNLGDSRGNAAYTGIDPYFDDLFLMAADKRFLSVERIVSTDELVKAVPPQALLVNRMMVDSVVEAPGGAHFTTAAPDYGRDEKFQRHYAEAAGSDEGWQAFVQTYLSSGEAEYQAAVRKFAEEASK, via the coding sequence ATGAGCGACAAGAGAACTACTCTCGACGACGCCGTCGCGCAATTGCGCAGCGGCATGACGATCGGTATCGGCGGCTGGGGATCTCGCCGCAAGCCGATGGCATTCGTCCGTGCCATGCTGCGGTCCGATGTCAGCGACCTCACCGTGGTCACCTACGGCGGCCCGGATCTCGGATTGCTCTGTTCGGCGGGCAAGGTGAAGCGGGTCTACTACGGATTCGTCTCGCTGGATTCCCCGCCGTTCTACGATCCCTGGTTCGCGAAGGCCCGCAGCGCCGGTGCGATCGAGGCAAGGGAAATGGATGAGGGCATGCTGCGGTGCGGACTGCAGGCGGCGGCACAACGATTGCCGTTCCTGCCGATACGCGCCGGCCTGGGCAGTTCGGTGCTGGACTTCTGGGACGGCGAGTTACAGACCGTCACCAGCCCCTATCCCGCGCCCGGCGGTGGACACGAGACGCTGATCGCGATGCCGGCGCTGCACCTGGATGCGGCTTTCGTTCACCTCAATCTCGGTGACTCTCGAGGCAATGCGGCCTATACCGGCATCGACCCGTACTTCGACGATTTGTTCCTGATGGCCGCGGACAAGCGCTTCCTGTCGGTGGAGCGCATCGTATCGACCGACGAACTGGTCAAAGCCGTGCCACCACAGGCGTTGCTGGTGAACCGGATGATGGTCGACAGTGTGGTCGAGGCACCTGGCGGTGCCCACTTCACTACTGCCGCACCCGATTACGGCCGAGACGAGAAGTTCCAACGGCACTACGCCGAGGCTGCAGGATCAGACGAGGGCTGGCAGGCCTTCGTCCAGACATACTTGTCCAGCGGTGAAGCCGAGTACCAGGCGGCGGTGCGCAAGTTCGCCGAGGAGGCGTCAAAATGA
- the ipdB gene encoding cholesterol ring-cleaving hydrolase subunit IpdB, with protein sequence MSTRAEVCAVACAELFRDAGEIMVSPMTNMASVGARLARLTFSPDIVLTDGEAQLLADTPALGAAGAVEGWMPFGRVFETLAWGRRHVVMGANQVDQHGNQNISAFGPLQQPKRQMFGVRGAPGNAINHATSYWVGNHSKRVFCDEVDIVCGVGWDNVDDDNPAFRFANTYRVVSNLGVFDFGGPDRTMRALSLHPGVSADEVREATSFDIHGLDDAGETRLPTDGEARLIREVIDPKALRDREIRS encoded by the coding sequence ATGAGCACCCGCGCCGAAGTATGCGCAGTCGCGTGCGCCGAATTGTTCCGCGACGCAGGCGAAATCATGGTCAGCCCGATGACGAACATGGCGTCGGTCGGTGCGCGGCTGGCCCGGCTGACCTTCTCGCCGGACATCGTGCTGACCGACGGTGAAGCTCAACTGCTGGCCGACACCCCTGCGCTTGGTGCCGCAGGCGCCGTCGAGGGATGGATGCCGTTCGGCCGGGTGTTCGAGACACTGGCCTGGGGTCGACGCCATGTGGTCATGGGCGCCAATCAGGTTGACCAGCATGGCAATCAGAACATCTCCGCCTTCGGGCCGCTGCAGCAGCCGAAGCGGCAGATGTTCGGCGTGCGGGGCGCGCCCGGCAACGCGATCAACCACGCCACCAGCTATTGGGTCGGTAACCACTCCAAGCGGGTGTTCTGCGACGAGGTCGACATCGTCTGCGGGGTCGGCTGGGACAACGTCGACGACGACAACCCGGCGTTCCGCTTCGCCAACACCTACCGAGTGGTGTCCAACCTCGGCGTGTTCGATTTCGGCGGTCCCGATCGGACCATGCGGGCGCTGTCGCTGCATCCCGGCGTGTCGGCCGACGAGGTTCGCGAGGCCACGTCGTTCGACATCCACGGCTTGGACGATGCCGGCGAGACCAGACTGCCGACCGACGGCGAGGCGCGCCTGATCCGCGAGGTCATCGACCCCAAAGCGTTGCGAGACAGGGAGATCCGATCATGA
- the ipdC gene encoding (3aS,4S,5R,7aS)-5-hydroxy-7a-methyl-1-oxo-octahydro-1H-indene-4-carboxyl-CoA dehydrogenase, translating to MKLRTPLTELIGIEHPVVQTGMGWVAGARLVAATSNAGGLGILASATMTLDELATAIGKVKAATDKPFGVNIRADAGDASERVDLMIREGVKVASFALAPKQELIGKLKEAGSVVIPSVGLAKHARKVASWGADAVIVQGGEGGGHTGPIATTLLLPSVLDAVSIPVIAAGGFFDGRGLAAALCYGAAGVAMGTRFLLTSESTVPEAVKQRYLQSALDGTVVTTRVDGMPHRVLRTGLVEKLESGSRARGFAAAVRNAAKFKKMSQMTWASMIRDGLAMRHGKELSWSQVVMAANTPMLLKAGLVEGNTDAGVLASGQVAGIVEDLPSCAELIESIVADAIKHLQAASAMVE from the coding sequence GTGAAGCTGCGCACGCCGCTCACCGAGCTGATCGGCATCGAGCATCCCGTCGTGCAGACCGGCATGGGATGGGTGGCCGGCGCACGACTGGTCGCGGCGACGTCCAATGCGGGTGGGCTGGGCATCCTGGCTTCGGCCACCATGACCCTCGACGAACTCGCCACGGCGATCGGCAAGGTCAAGGCAGCCACCGACAAGCCGTTCGGTGTGAACATTCGCGCCGACGCCGGCGATGCTTCCGAACGGGTGGATCTGATGATCCGCGAAGGCGTGAAGGTCGCATCGTTCGCGCTGGCGCCCAAGCAGGAATTGATTGGCAAGCTCAAAGAGGCCGGCTCCGTGGTGATTCCGTCTGTCGGTCTCGCCAAGCATGCCCGCAAGGTGGCGTCCTGGGGCGCCGACGCGGTGATCGTGCAGGGCGGCGAAGGCGGCGGCCACACCGGGCCGATCGCCACGACACTACTGCTGCCGTCGGTGCTCGACGCGGTGAGCATCCCCGTCATCGCCGCGGGCGGCTTCTTCGACGGCCGCGGGCTGGCGGCGGCGTTGTGCTACGGCGCGGCCGGGGTCGCGATGGGAACCCGGTTCCTGCTCACCTCGGAGTCCACGGTGCCCGAAGCGGTCAAGCAGCGCTATCTGCAGTCCGCCCTTGATGGCACCGTCGTCACTACACGGGTCGACGGGATGCCGCACCGCGTGCTGCGCACCGGTCTGGTCGAAAAGCTGGAAAGCGGCTCGCGCGCACGAGGTTTCGCCGCAGCGGTCCGCAACGCGGCGAAGTTCAAGAAGATGTCGCAGATGACCTGGGCCTCGATGATTCGCGACGGCCTGGCCATGCGGCACGGCAAAGAACTCAGCTGGTCGCAGGTCGTCATGGCCGCCAACACCCCGATGCTGCTCAAGGCCGGATTGGTCGAAGGCAACACCGACGCCGGGGTGCTGGCGTCAGGTCAGGTGGCCGGCATCGTCGAGGACCTGCCGTCATGCGCGGAACTGATCGAGTCGATCGTCGCCGACGCCATCAAGCACCTGCAGGCCGCGTCGGCCATGGTCGAATAG
- a CDS encoding PNPOx family protein — protein MSVITPGSWPKPLRDAIRHSNRYLLNPVMLRLAGRRHFYAAAIHHTGRRSGARYATPVVVERFAGGFVVPLPYGTRVDWVLNVLAAGTASISSQGETSTVNHPEIIDTAAAMSLLSTRRQRYFARLGIEHYLKVLDAP, from the coding sequence ATGAGTGTCATCACACCGGGTTCATGGCCAAAGCCGCTCCGGGACGCTATTCGCCACTCCAACAGATACCTGCTCAACCCGGTGATGTTGCGCTTGGCGGGCCGTCGGCACTTTTACGCGGCGGCCATCCACCACACCGGCCGACGGTCGGGCGCGCGATACGCCACACCGGTCGTAGTCGAGCGCTTCGCAGGGGGTTTCGTCGTACCGCTGCCCTATGGCACACGAGTGGACTGGGTGTTGAACGTCCTGGCCGCGGGGACGGCGAGCATCTCGTCGCAAGGCGAAACCTCTACCGTGAACCACCCCGAAATCATCGACACCGCGGCGGCGATGAGCTTGCTCTCGACCCGACGGCAACGCTACTTCGCCCGCCTCGGCATCGAGCACTATCTGAAGGTGTTGGACGCGCCGTAA
- a CDS encoding VOC family protein produces MTGLATISLVCVPTPEQDEAVAFYESLGFEKRTDEPFGGGYRWIEVYPPEGTTGIALAPPPPDGGPVQPTNTGITLTTNDIDATHAALKDLGVDVDVGVSRMGEPVPPMFWFRDPTGHTLMVVES; encoded by the coding sequence ATGACCGGTTTGGCGACGATCAGCCTGGTGTGTGTGCCGACACCCGAGCAGGACGAGGCGGTGGCGTTCTACGAGTCGCTCGGGTTCGAGAAGAGGACCGACGAGCCGTTCGGCGGAGGTTACCGCTGGATCGAGGTCTACCCGCCCGAGGGTACGACCGGCATCGCCCTTGCGCCACCCCCGCCGGACGGCGGACCGGTGCAGCCGACAAACACAGGTATCACGTTGACCACCAACGACATCGACGCCACCCATGCGGCGCTCAAGGACCTGGGCGTCGACGTCGACGTGGGCGTGTCGCGAATGGGAGAGCCGGTCCCACCGATGTTCTGGTTCCGCGACCCGACCGGGCACACGCTGATGGTCGTGGAGTCCTGA